In the Zingiber officinale cultivar Zhangliang chromosome 5A, Zo_v1.1, whole genome shotgun sequence genome, CATCCGGTCGAAGGTCAATTTCCAGACTCTTGTTCCCTCAACGACCAAGTTACAAGTGAGGTTCTCTATGCCCTTTGACTACCCAGTCGGAGGTAAATTTCCTGACTCTTTTGACCTCAATAGCCAAGTTATTATTGGTTAgttctaggaaaacgtaccagtttcactgtacaaaaattatttgtacaagtgtcgaacctttccttaaataacctattgtgttctttagaagttaaattaggaatcacagacggaacttaaaatcattgattccaaatttaacttatatgttcttaatggtttagatttgaatcgcaagcggaacttaacactattgattcaaatccacctatgttattaattccattaaatattaatttccaaaattggcttccaggactgcatggcgaggcacatggccttcttggatatgggagcaaccaccaccgcctagacaaagccttttaagaaaagctaatatttaatttccttaaataactctaggttaaccaaaaagaacaatcgaatcacaaattcgaaaaagaagaaaacacaaactcaaaaacctaattcgaaaaactagatctaattgcctcttgtatttagaattcttacaaagaaaataactagtatgatgcagaagaaaattactagttatacattctctttgtaagctaatgaccttgagatcttctgccgtattcctcacctcaccttggacgtcgtgtaggcgacgatcctccaagatgaacaccacccaaaagcttcttcctcttcttctaaaatccgaccaccatcaccaccaaggagaagagagcaaaagggaaaaagagaagggagagggtcggccacaccaagagagtctccaagcaagagagtaagagttgtgtctcatgaggcctcctcaccccttcttttatattactttcccaaggaaaataaggaaaaactttttacaaaaaataaaatcatcctctagtttttccttttccctttttatttttccttttctttcctcttgattgaatcaatcaccaacattaatttttgtgatgatttttttattttaattatggccggccccttgcttgggcaccaagcaaggtggccggccacctcatcaagggaaaaaggaaatatattttttaaaaattttacaagaaaaaatcctcttataaaatttacaagctctctttcctaaagtaagagttaaaaaaggaaagttctaaaaattaaaaccatgttttaaaatttaaaacttctcttataaaattctcttttttaacatgatgatagaaaattttaattttaaaacttatcttcctttttttcttaaaccatgaggatggttaaaaaagaaaagttttaaaacttttaaaactctctattaaaacatgtggcctaattcaaataaggaaagttttaaaaattaaaatctctcttttaaaacttatagttttctacaaagagaagattttaaaaattcaaaacaaccctccccttttgaattattgtggccggccccttcatgcttggtcaccaagcaaagggtcggcccctatagaaaaggatgtggccggcccttgtttggttaccaagcattggaccggcctccttcttggacaccaagaagagccttacatttggatggacttgagactataatgaggctacgacagggacctagaggagaaattgattttgaccttccgatgtgcttgagtatcccatgttcgccccgaacacacaactcaagttcatcaataacaactcattccactagagagttattatcgcactaccgcaccaatcccaaattacattatgagctccttcttatcatgagtgtgttagtctccctgtgtttaagatgacaaatgcccactaattaagtaagttactgacaacttaattaatatctagctccaagagtagtaccactcaacttcattgtcatgtcggactaagtccacctgcagggtttaacatgacaatccttattagctccacttggggacattctcaacctagataactaggacacggattcattctataatcaacaatacacactataagcaatatcatttcccaacttatcgggtatattgatttatcgagctaaacctcaccctttgataagtcaaagaaataaatattaaatatatgtgcttgttattatattaggattaagagcacacacttccataataattaaggtctagttcttttactaagttagtacaaaaagaacttacataaatggtcctactcaatacacttagagtgtaccagtgtaatttattaatcaagataaactaatatttaattacactacgattattctgatggtttgttcctttccatcttagtcgtgagcaactgtttataatttataaagaactatcaacatgatcttctatgtgtgacaccacacaccatgttgtctacttatataaattaattgaacaattacatttaacaaataaatgtatattttgaccaatgtgattcttttatttcaaataaatgtttacaaaagttaggcttttagtatacactccaatagtTATAAGCGAGGTTCCCCGTGCCCTTCGACAGTCCGGTCGGAGGTAAACTTCCAGACTCTTATGCCCTCAACAGCCAAGTTATTAGTGGGGTTCCCCATCCCCTTCGATTGTCCAGTCGGAGGTAAATTTTTAGACTCTTGTGTCCTCagtggccaagttataagcggggTTCCCCATGCCCTTCGACTACCCGGTCGAAGGTAAGATTCAAGACTCTTATGCCCTCGGtggccaagttataagcaggGTTTCCCATGCCCTTCGATCGTTTGGTTGAAAGTAAATTTCTATACTCTTGTACCCTCCGCAACCAAGTTATAAGCAGGGTTTCACGTGCCTTTAGAACGTCAGGTCAGATTTAATTTCCAGACTCTTGTGTCCTCCATGGCGAAGTTATAAGCAGGGTTCCCCATGCCCTTTGACCATCTAGTTAGGTGTAAATTTCCAAACTCTTGTACCCTCAGTGACCAACTTATAAGCGGGGTTCCCCATGCCCGCAGTGGTCAAGTTATAAATGGGGTTCCCCTTTCCCTCCGATCGTCCGATCGAAGGTAAATTTCCACACTCTTGTGCCCTCAGCGATCAAGTTTTAAGTGGTTTTCCCCATGCCCTTTGACCGTTCGGTCAGAGATAAATTTCCAAACTCTTGTACCCTTAGAAGCCAAGTTATAAGTAGGGTTCCCCGTGCCATTTGGCAGTCCGGTCGAAGGTAAATTTCCAGACTTTTGTACCCTCAACAACCAAATTATAAACGGAGTTTTCCTTACCCTTCGATCATCCAGTCGGAGGTAAATTTCAAGACTCTTGTGCCCTCCGAGGCCAAGTTATAAACAAGGTTCTTCATGCCCTTCAACCGTTTGTTCAGATAATTCATCCCAAACTCTTGTGCCTTAGCGCTAAGTTCTAAGAGAGGTTCCTCATGCCCAATGACCAGCCGACTGGAGGTAATATAGCAAACACTTGTGCCCTGATTGGCTAAGATTACAAGTAGAGTGCTCATGCACCCAAAAATATCATAAAACTAGCAAGCGAATGATCTAATAAGGTCAAATAAGGCTTAAAGGTCGCTAAGTGACAAGAAGGATCTTGTGTATCCTTGTAATCGCTTGCCCTGGTCTCGAAAGCACCTGAACGCTCGATCAGTGTTCACGCCATCTCTAAAGCACTCAAAAAATCGCCTAGCACTAGCATACGACAATATATGATCGATCCCTAGTGTTCCCTGCTTGTAGCTTGGCATCCCCCTGGATACACTGTGGTCTAGTTAGTCAAATTTATAAACGTCCTTCGATTAGATTTGAAGGGGAGACTTATGATACGGTGAATAGGATGAGACCCTTAACATGAGCGTGAAAGCCAGACGGGTTGAGGGATGTGGCGGTCAAAGTTCCAAGAAACGTGATAGTCAAAGTCTCAAAGGGGGTAACTTGAGTGGTCTGGCCTCTGGCTAGCCCATAGAGGAGGATTAAGAAGACTAGCCTATGCCCTCAAAGAGAGGGAGGCAGTAAGGGCGAAATTCCGGGGAATCCTGGTCAAACACTTGTAAAAAGACCACTCAGAGAGCCCCAGGTAGGTTCCCCTAAAAAGCCTTGAGGTTTACCCTATAAGGCCCTAAGCGGACATTTGACCCGTGGATTCGATAAACTTGACTTTTCTCCTATGGTTCAACCGAACATCTAGGATGAGCAGAGGGGAACCATCAGATGAATTGAATCGTTGAGAGTCAACCCGCCCGCATTGATACTTAGTCCTTTATAGTCGATTGGACCTTTTGGATGGGGAGGTTCGATCGGATAATAGAAAAGGATAAGACCATTGCAGAAACATCATTAGAGTCCatcaaagttttaattaaaaccttGAAAGGGCCACCATTAACGGGTAATAACCAACATCCCATCGGCCCAATGACTCTTTTAACATCATGTGTAACCATTGTCAGGGAATTACTGGAATATTCTCTATACAGCATGTACAATGAatgctccactatttatatgtaGAATTAGTCGGTACAATTTGAGAAAGACGGCAGGATGTCAGTATTATATTTTAGTAATATGTCTCGTTCTTCATGGTAAGAGAAACGACACTATCTATAAGGGATCTCTTCTTCCCACATAAGTTATAAGTTCTCTCATTGCTCTTCGATATTATGCATCATTGTCCTTTGATTATGGCTACTTAGTCCCTTCGTTAACTTGAGAGTTGGAGTGACTGTGCTAGGGACCTTGCCCCAGCCCGTCTACTAACGTCTTCTGTCTCCTTTGCTTCTCTGTGATGTGACAAGCTTGCTCGCATCTTGGAATTCTCTCTCGAGGTCTTCTTGTTGTTAACAAACAAGTCATCTCATCAGCAGCCCGTCTCCACCGATTACAAATGGGAACAACCACCAACCACCGATCTGATTAAAATTAAACCCTAAATTTATCTTGTGAGCTCGATCCAATTTCTCAGGAAATTAGGCAGTCATCAAAGTAACATATATTAAGGCAAGTTGTTAGCATAGCATCCTTTTGAGTGTCCTTGTCTGTTCTCTGAGAGAAGAATAAGACAACGTTGAGAGCAATTTATGTCCACATCAGAGTAAAGGAAGCACGGGTTCTGTAATCTTTTGGTAAAAGGAAGAAGATAGCAGCACACGAGAGATCGAATATGCCATTTTCTGAATTGCAATCCATATCCAATCTCATCGAACAAAGGGAGTAGTACTGAAAGAGATGAGAACCcctggttttttttttcttcagtaAGTGGACTCCCAATTACGCAACTTGTGCTTTGTGATTTGTGTTTGAGGTTGTTATTTAGTGGAGCAGAATCCACTCGGCAGTGGAGTGAGACACAGAAAGTACAGAGTCACGTTCATTTTATGCTCGTTCGAGAGGTCAGTACCAGGATTAGCAGATTCTAAAGCTCTGAATTCCACGTAGGTCCACTACTTATGCTCATGCAAGCCAAAACCATCACGAGAGAAAAGAAGATTGGATGAAGTAAGTGAGATTTTACATGCAGGCAAACATCTGATAAGTAAACCAATTCAGTTAATTTCATGTGTGTTTTTTTATGCAACTGGTCCAGATTGGTTCCACCACCACCTCACCTCAGTCCCTATAAATGAGCCTCAGTCAAGTACCATCCTTCACCAAACTGAACCACCGCTTACTCCTCTCCCATCAGAAATGGCGTCAGGGTCGCTATCCCGCAGCTCCTCTGGCTCCTCCTCATGGACGGAGCAGCAGAATAAGCTCTTCGAGCGCGCACTGGCAGTCTACGACAAGGACACTCCCAACCGGTGGCACAACGTGGCCCGCGCCGTCGGCGGCGGTAAGACCGCCGAGGAGGTCAAATCCCACTACGACCTGCTCATCGAGGATCTCAAAAGCATTGAGTCCGGCCGAGTCCCCTACCCAAACTACAAATAGCCCGACACCAGGTACAATAATCCGTCGCCTTTTCAATAACTCAATGTCATTTTCTTAGTGTCTCGACTTGGCGTCTGAGACACCAAGAATCCATGGTTTTGTCCCTTGTGCAACCTCACGTGAGACTCGATAGATTCGATAAGATATGTATTCCGTTAGTCATAATATTCTCtcagttttttataaataataaataataaataataatttcctGCAGGCTGAGCATGCAAGTTGAAGGTTTTGCAGTGGAATACTCTGTATCAAACACTATGAAGTAGAAAGCCATGGATGGTTCTCCAGTACACTGCACACTATGTACGTGTATAAGTACgtgtatatttttatatttatatttatatttatatatgtctGCTACGTAAGTTCTCAAGATTGCTCAGCTTCAATCTGGATGTGTTGGGACAAGTACTGTGTATTCTGACAATTTTATATGACTGAAATGCTGCAAATttagattaatatatcattaattcTCTATATATACGAATTAGATATGTCATCGAAAAAAAATAAATCCTTTCAACTTTTTAATTATTTGATGatcaattataaattaattataatatatatgaaCAAAATGATAGAATTTGATATTGATATTTGTCCTTTAATTTATCTGTTTTGATTAAGTAGCAGTAAGATCGTTTGGTACGACTTTATTTTTTATCTCAAAGactgttaattaattcatgtgtGTACGTGCATGCTAATAATTATTAATAACGGATTATTAATAATATATGCGTTGTAAAGTGGACCTGAGAATGTTGGCCGTCAGAGTATGTCTTCATATATGGACTTCTTTGATTTACCTTGATGACCGATAAAAAATTTTTATGGGATTAAGTTGATCAGATCCATCATCCTAGATTCGACGTTACCTGACTAGTTAatcattttttaatatatatgaaAAGTTTTAGCCTGAGCGATGCTCATATATGTTGCGTGCTGTCCCGTGCTCTACTCCGTTGCATGACTGAGTCTGAGAGTCGAGTGGTTGGAAGTAACTCGATTAGGCGCCCCAAATCCGACTCACTTGGGGGTACCTGTATCACTTTCGGATGCTCCGATTCACTTAGTCATGTAGTATAAGTGCAGTAGTGAGGTACACATATATGGGTATCTATGAGTGATATGTTACTCTAATAAATTTTAGGATTAATTTCTAACCGTTTTAAAATATCTTAAAGGTGCGTAACTTCTTCATATAAAGGAACGTTATGCTAGAGTAAGTTACTGCCTTCCCTTTCATAGAGTGTGATTTCATAGAGTGTGGAagagtgatcctgtctgaatgaATGAAACTGGAAAGCTGGGAATGGGGTGACCGCCGACGAGATAAAGACTTTGATCttgcaaaataaaatcaaaattagggaaggggtccctagcgttggccctccgacgctcaagtcaaaatcaAGAGGAGAATGATTAATCCAGAAAATAGAAAATCTTGCCTTCATCATATCTGGTGTATCCTTTTATACCTTTTTCTTTGATCATTCACCtgcccttatttaatgatattaattgtcagAGAAAGGCTTATTTGTCTTGACTTCCGTGCATTGATAATAAATGTAGTATTCTTTTTTGTCTTTACTTCCTCATATTTAATGATAGACGGCATGTTCTCTTTTGCTTTCTCGTCTCCTCCTGTGTAATGTCATTCCTTGTGCTGGACAGGCGGTCCGAGAGGCCACTCCTCTGTCCAGGATGCCCCGACCGGCCCATGATGCCTCGACCGGCCGGGTGATGTCCGCTCGACCACTCCTCTACTGACCGGGATAACTGTAAGCCCGgagttgaccgccttgactttgaccgacaCCGTGTCAATTGACTCGTGACAGGTAGGCTctcccttatcaccgcatcacaagcctccctctcaagtctagtcgaaggaggctacagGTCTGACTAACTGGACAACTGGTTTTCTTGGCGATTtctacgtccggtcggacgatgTCCGGTCTCTAGTATCTGACCGATGCAACAACCAATGTCGTTCGGTCGTTGTCTAACCATGACCAATGGACTATTGGAGGGTCTCTATGCCGAGCGAGGCAATGAGCAGCGACACTTTGAGAATTCTCCAAAGGCGCTTCTTCGAGCAGTCTTGGTAGTTGCTAACGTCACCTATATTTCTCGAAGCACATGCGAatcctgttagaatgtatactaaaagcctagctttttgtatacatatttattttgaaatgagaatcacattggtcaaatgtctgcatttagttaaatgcagttgtcgatttaatttatattatagataatatggtgtgtggtgtcacacagaagatcatgttatcgattccttataaattataaatagtagctcacaaccaatatggattgggacaaaccattggaatggttgtagtgtaattttgtattagtttatcttgactataaaattacactaatatactatgtgtgtattgagcaggaccatttgagattattccttttatattgactgcataaaagaacacaacctctgttattatggatgtgcatactcttaatcccgatataataataatcatatacttagtatttatttctttaatttattaatgggtaagatttattcattaaatcaataagcctgataagttgggaaataatattatttttatggtatgttgttgattatagaagaaaactatgtcctagttatctaggttgatgatgtccccttgaggagctcataaagattgtcatataaaccctgcaggtggacttagtccaacatgataatgaagttgagtggtactactcttggagttagatcttaattaagtgagttgtcagtaactcatttaattaatgagcattcgatatcttaaacatagggagattaatgcactcatgataagaaggagcccataatataatatgggatttgtgcggtatagttcaataataactctttagtggtatgagttattattgatgaattgagttgagtgttcgggtcgaacacaggaagctcaagctcatcaggaggccaaaactaattcctcctctaggtccctgttgtagcctttatGTATAAAACCTCGTAtccaaccaagtccacttcttacacttcttacccaagtaatgggtcggccacatccttgcttggtgcccaagcaagggccggccaagctttgcttggagcccaagagttggtcggccaagccttgcttggtgtccaagcaagaggtcgaccacaaggaattaaaagaagagttttaattttttaaaatctttccttttatagtcatcctcaaagggatttaaaagagaaattctaattttaaaatctttccttttgtagtcatccttcaaaggatttaaaaaagatattttaatttttaaaatctttccttttataactatcctccaagggattttaaagagagattttaaattttaaaaactttccttttttgaatccATCCACAACGGAttcaaaagagaagttttaattttaaaaatctttccttttttgtagccatctataatgtttaaaagaggaattttttattttaaaattttccttttatagccatccacaataggaaatttaaaagagagattttaactattgttaaaatatttcctttttagccactaccaaggattataaaagaggataaatggtgccttagaggaataataatgatctacATAATTCCTCTCTTGTTCTATCCTTGGTGGCtgactcctctcttttcctcttcaaGCTTAGGGTCAGCGACTCTTTGATtcattggtggccggttgcttgaaggagaagaagaagagaaggagggattCTACCTTATATATCCTTGGTGGTCGACGGCTCTTtgtttccttggtggccgaaacttgtaggcaaagaaggagcttgggtggtgtcgtcttggtagatcgtcgtccacacgacatccaataagaggagaggaatacagcagaagaccaagaggtctttgtctacgaagaaaggtataactagttctttattctgcagcgaaactagtttagtttttctttgtatggatcctgaaataccaatacaagaggctagcgattttgtgcttcgattttgtgcttcgattaaggtctctttagttaaacctaggatttactgtgaggagtttaaatattcaatttttttgaaaggctttgtctaggaagtggtggatgatcccataaccaagaaggtctagtgtctcaccaacgacctagaagtcaatccttgaaatagatatttaatcaacttctgtaatatggtttaacttctgaagaactcATGGATTGgacttggattaaaaatgttaagtttcgtttccaatccatgtttaaccttctgaagaacacattagttgaacttggattaataatgttaagtttcatttgcaatttaagtttaacttttgaagaacacatgagttgctaggaaaagttctatacttgtacaaatttttgtgtaggggaaacagaacggaattcccagTAGCACCCAACAAATCCTTGATAATTATGGATGAGCACGTGGTCATACCTTTGTAATTAAGCGCATTAAATGCTCTTGATGATGGAATGACAcgtttctactactgttgtcgcaTGCCTGATGTGACAGGTGAATATCCATTGGTCCCTGGATGTGCGTCGTTTCGAAATGAGTGACTAGATCTACTTCTAGGTTTTCGTACCAACAATCGAACGATTGAGGTCGATCAgccgcgaggtttataaactCGCGTGCTTCTCCGATTTcccctgtcacgccccagaggagtctctgtccgaagaaatttcggcaacatctcccctgtacggcggacaatctgaaacttttctacaagcactatatacctcagccacatgcggctggaataataacaataaaagaaaacaaacaccacgcagttaatatcaaattcagcctctggctgacacaaccacgcagtaaaaaaaaaataaagcagcccactcggctgtaccaaaaccaaaacacaaaactgctagccggctaggcttacacaaccaataacaaatacaaaacaccacataacaacatcaactctccaaaaataaaacaagagtaccgagctaaacaaactgatacataaaaacaagcaaacatacgtgaaaccgataagtcctctgatgtgacgtggggaccagcagacaggatgctccaagcgacaccataaataacctggtacctaaaaaatatagagtccacgggggtgagttcaacaactcagcgaataccaatagacatgcctagtaagatatatctaacagtaataaacatggaatacagcttcctaatcatatatctaggaaagatgcaaaactgaaaggtaactaaggaagctgtactcaccaggaactcctatccaaacaaaagggtcgtcaaaccgaaagtgccctaaatcctgtatgcatgtcaaacatatgcatccaaccaaatgcagcaaataaatgcagcaaacacaatcacaagaaataaatgcatcaatgcatatgatgtcaatgatgcgtcctggtcacccctgacgccacagccatctcacacacaaatggcgagaccagGTGGGTGAGGGTGACAACTGCACTCTGTCGTCATTgcctcccgatgagtgaccgagtggacgggatgctgtcggaagtactcctgtcccgtgaccccaaatcataaatggggagctcaatgctctcaactcccggacACGATGAccgggaggaatctctgccggctaacacgcgttgtgtcacactacccatgagcggaccaacgaggcccaaaaagtccctgctgcaacacacccgaatcgaccactaacccatgagtggtggtgtgtgcagatccatgtaactggcgatgtgctcaacaacaatggagtcgactatcgcacagcatgcaatcatgatgcatgacactaagcatggcaaaaactgatcaacataaccatatccatacatacaaaatgggtactgtaaaagcgatggtcacataccaagatctagagtacacaggtcagatagaatatcaaaaatcctatgtcctgaacataataagtatg is a window encoding:
- the LOC121983263 gene encoding protein RADIALIS-like 2, with the translated sequence MASGSLSRSSSGSSSWTEQQNKLFERALAVYDKDTPNRWHNVARAVGGGKTAEEVKSHYDLLIEDLKSIESGRVPYPNYK